The genomic stretch ATCTAGGCCCATCAGGTTTCTCATTCCCTTCCTTTGCAACTGAGTATATAACCTTTGttgtaataaaaatttcagaCTCTCATGGTTTattctaatcatgaatttgCTCCCTTCCAAATAATATCTCCATTTGTCCACTACCACCAACACTGCCAATAGCTCATTCTCATATATACTCAAATCACAATGCTGAGGGGCTAGAGCCTGACTGAGAAATGCCAAGGGTCTTTCCTCTTGCACCAAGACAACCCCAATCCCATTAGGACTAGCATTCGTTTCCAAAATGAAAGGTTTACTGAAATCCAGTAACCCTAAAGTTGGCACTTCACTCATTGCCTTCTTGAGTTTATCAAATGCTTCCTCGACCTTAGAATCCCATTTGAACCCTTCTTTCTTCAGCAACTCAATAAGGGGATGGCTAATTACCCCAAAATCTTTTACAAATCTTCAATAGTAGCCAGTTAACCCCAAGAAACCCCTAAGGCGCTTAACATTGGTAGACCTAGACCAAGCAACCATAGCTGCCACCTTGCTTAGATCAATGCTTACCCCGACATTTGAGATGATGTGCCCTAAATACTCCACCTACCTCTATGTAAAGGCACATTTTGAGTCCTTAACATACAATTTGTTGAATATAAGGACCTCAAAAGTGGTTTTCAGGTGGTCTAGATGCTTGGCAAAAAAGGGGCTGGGGCGTTGGTgagtccaaagggcatcacGGTGAACTCATGGTGCCCTTGGTGAGTTTTGAAAGCTATCTTAGGTATGTCTTCAGGCCTCATTCGTATTTGATGATAGGCTGCCCTAAGATCTAACTTGGTGAAAACAGAAGCATGTTTAAGTTCATCAAGAAAATCTTCCACAATgggtatgggaaacttgtctttgatggtgATGGCATTTAGTTGAtgatagtcaacacaaaactGCCATGagccatccttctttttgacaagtaaCACGAGGGAGGCAAAAGGGTTACGGCTTGGTtggatgataactctttgtagCATATCtttgattaatttttcaatttctgtttTCTGTCTAGATGCTGGTTCCACATTAGGCATAAGGTTGATGGCATGATCATAGGGTCTTTCTGGTGGTAAGGATTTTGGTTCAATAAAGAGGTccctaaattcaaataaaagcaTATTAAGTAAGTCAATTTCATGTACCTCCCAATGGTCTTGCAAGTGGCTGCTCACAGTCACTTTTAGTTGCCCTTCCTGCTCTTGATTTTCCCTTGATTGCTTTATGGCATGAATGGAAAATAGTTGGGCCACTAGGGAGAGTTTGTTCTTGAACAGGCTTTGCAACTTCCTTCTCGAGATCATTTTGCAAATCCCTAACTTGGAGATACTCGCAAGGGTCCTTTTACTTCCTTCTTTCTCAAAAGTTACCTCTGTCttgttgaaattgaaattgatggGGCTTACCCCCTTCATTCAATCCACCCTAAGCACAATatcacacccccccccccccccccccccaaatttcAATAATCTCAAATCAGCCACAAATTCTTCTCcatgcatctcccaacaaaatCCCATGCAAACTGATTGACTAAGGACCTTGTTACCATTTGCAATAGTTATTGAAAGGGAATGAGTGTTAGTGATCTCACAATTAAGCTTTTTGGCCATGGTCTCATCCAAAAAACTATAGGTACTACCACTGTCAATAAGCACCATCAATTGACAGTTTTGTACCTTTCCTTCCACCTTGATAATCTTACTGTTTGCTAACTCCTTTAAGACATACAGGGAAATCTCTCCCTTATCCTCTTCTTCGGCCTCCGATGGTTCTTCTCCTTCCACCTCTTCATCCTCTTCTCCCTCCAACAAAAGTAATTGCCTCTTACATCTATGTCCTGAAAAATATTTATCCCCACAATGGTAGCACAATCCCACTTGTCGTCTCTAATCCATCAACTTTCCTCCTTGTGCTGCCACAGGGTTAGTTGCCGGTAAGGCAAGTATCCCTTTTTTACCTTGCCCTGCCTCCTTACTAGCTGTTACGTTCCCTACTTGCCACCCACTAAGGTTTACCCCTCTCATCTGTATCCTTTACTTCTTCATCATGTAAGCTTTATGCCTCCTTACTATTGTTAGTTCTTGCAACTGGGCACTTTTTGCTAGTTGTTAGATGGTTCGGGGTTGCAACATCTTCACCATTGGCCTCATCTCATCACTTAGACCACTAATaaaacttgatacaaaatattCTTCTGTTAGGTGGGGATTATGAATCATCATCAGTGACCTAACTCTTCAAACTTGAGCTAGTAAGTCTGTACTATTCcttcttatttgagtttattgaattcttcgATCACATCTATCATACTCCTATCCCCAAATCTCTCACACAAATCATCTGCAAACTCATTCCATGAACAACCCTCCTTCACCTGGATCCACCCTTGGAACTGGACATCTCCCATGTCATTGAGGTAGGCAGAAGCTAATGTAATCTTCTTTTGATTGGGCACATTATACATAGTGAACATCCGTTCACAATGTCTCACCCACCACCTTGGGTTCTTCCCATCAAATAGTGGTATCTCCAACTTCAGTGCAAGAAAACTTGATTGATTATGATTAGCATGAGTTCCCAGTCTCCTCTCTAAAATGTTCTCCCCCATAGTCTCCGGTTCTATTTCAAACTCTGATGATTCTATTGGTTGATGTCCCATTCCCATTCTGGGATGGATGGGTTTCGACTGCTCCCTAGGCGGAAATTCAATAGAAAGCCTTACCAGTTGTTGACTGGAGAACATCCTCATAAATTGTTGCATCTGTTTCATCATCTGGTCATGCTTCTGTTCTCATAACAGATTGCTTTGTTCCCAATTCTCTTCCCGCCATCTTGCCATCACTCTATCAGTCCTTGTCTCCACCACCATTTTAATTGAGGATTCTAGAGTTCCCATCCGTGTCTGCATATCAGCCATCTGTCGTGACTTGTTGCAGCTGAgactccatttgcttcatcctTGTTCCATTGGCCATGGCGACGAACTTCAGAGAACTATCACCGGCCAAGAGtgttgctctaataccaaaatgtcaGCTCCTGAAGGATCTGACCAAGTCTTCCACCAATTCGGTGAGaaggttagagagagagagaattaaagaAGTTTAGAGGGAATTAGAATAATggagaacagagagagaaagagaaaagagagaaattcagaaaatttttatattccatTAACTCCTCAGGTGTGGATAGCTCGTATATATAAGCTGATCCGGACACCCATGTGCGGGTAACTGCCTCCACATTCTGGAGTATACAAGCAATTAAGCTATTTCACTAAGTACAAGTTCTTACAGCTGTAACTAACTAGGTACAACTCCTTAATGCTGTAACTTCCTGAGTACAACTACTCATCATCCATAGTTTACTCTAAATAAGGTACCTCCCTACATAGCTGGTACACGACATGGTCTTCCCTGTTAGCTATTGTGTATCTAGGTTACCATCCAATTGTTAACGGAAGTTGAAACAATTCATTTTCATGTGCAGAGCATAGTATTGTGCATTTGTTTTCCATTTTATATACcctaaaattaatgaaattagtGAGCTTACTTACTTGCAAATTAGCTGGTTAAACTTTGGAGAATGCAGTTCAGCTATTCTGTTCCTCCATTCTTTTCTTTACTGTTGGTGTTGGAATTTCTGGCATCACTGACTTTCACTTTCCTCTATTTTTACTTTTCCAATTTCTCCGCTTAGTTTGTTCTTGCTTTGTATTTTTTCCTATTGAtaatctgtttttttttttttttgtttttgacagGTTGCTGATGAATTTATCAAGAGGAGGAAAGAAACTGAATGGTAAGATGTCTTTCTGGATCCATTTAGATTCATGTTGCAATTTGATTTGAATTGTTTCATTGGACAAGTCAAGTATAggcattttcattttttccaaaCTCAAAGAGCTGTGGAAGGgggaggattttttttttattttttatttttatgttggaCTTGTCATTGGTCGATCTTGTTTTGGGGCTTGAATTCATTGAGCTGACCCACAGTGGATATAAGGCTTGATAGGTTGTTTAATCGTTTAATTTTGCATTGGACAACATTTTATTGTTCATAATAGGAATTTGACCACATTGTTGTATCTGTCGTCTTTTGGATTGACCctgaatatttattttgattgctTTTTATCAAGTGGAACCTTGTTATTGATTCTTGGCAATAATTGAAAATTCATGGACGTTCAGGTTCATCGAAGGTGATTTTGACGCATATGTTATGCAGATGCGACAACCACACATTTGGGGAGGAGAACCGGAGCTTCTCATGTCCTCGCATGTCCTTCAGTATGTGGTTCTGtatgataattttatatctcaattaAGAGCAGCATCTATCTAATCAAGAGCTCATCAATGTAATGGTGTACATGACGCATTCTTGAAATCTTCATTCATTGAACTTCAATGTGTGGTTTCTTACATGGACATGGACGTTGTGTTGTTTCCCACTGTCTTAATGTACAATCCGTCTCAACAATCATCAACCAGTCCTTTTATGGGGAACTTTCTAATCCGATTGTTCCAGTAACTGCTTTATTGCATTCAAGTTATTAAGACTGCCCCATTTTTCCTCTTATAGGATATGTTGCAAACCcctttctaaataaaaataatttctgttTTTAATGCCTGCAGGGTTCCTATCACAGTTTACATGCGGGATAAAAAGTTTGATTCTCTTAAGATTATAGCAGAATATGGTGAAGAGTACGGATCGGAAAACCCAGTTCGTGTTCTATACCATGGTTATGGACACTACGATGCATTGCAGAGTCCTTCTGTTACCACCCCACAGACAAAGTCGTAAGATCTTTATTCTCTCTATTTGAAACTGCCTCTAGTTGGAATGCTTAATCAACCTTTTTCTCTTTGGCAATAGAAACTAATCTAGAACCTGTCTCTTTGTCGTCTTTGGTTTGGTGGATCTAATCCATATAGCTGCTCAATGATGAGCACGGGTAAACAAACAGTGAATTTGAGGCAAGGCTGCTTTTTTATGGTCCATCTTGGCTGAGTTTAGAGACAttcatatatattacaaaaagaTACTAGTAGTAGTATGTTATTGGTAGTTGTCCCGTCGTATTGGATCACAAGATTCCAAGGAAAAAATGCACCTTTAAGTCCAAAAATGTCAAGCCAGCTTCTCTGTGGGAAATTCAAGACTTTCTTTTTGATGTTCACAGTTCACCCCTCTGCTTTCTTCGGTAGTATTGAGTTGTCGCAGGACAGTCTCGCGGGCTCCATTATTCTAGTTTTTTTGGCCTATCTTTTCCAGTCAAATTTGTAGAGTAAATATCTCACACAAAACCCACAAATTAGATCGAAGAAAATTGCAACAAAACagtgagttaaaaaaaaaatgagaaattgaaaaaaaaaaaaaaaaacaaaactccCTGTTATGCTCTGATGAATCGCTGGCGACAGAGGAGATTAAGGTGGGGCTTCAAGACTCAAATTGATCGGTTCAAGTCCCACTAAGGTAAAGTCAAGAATCGGTCCCAAAGaaaacccaaaccaaccttAGATTGAACCCAAATCTGTCCAATCGGAAGAAAACCCCAACTCGAGAATGACAAGCACACAAGGTCAAAAAACCCCACACAGGAGAATACCTATGaccactttttttcttttcttctcacttttaactctctctctctctcttcgtcCCTTGAAAAAACCACCCCCCATATACACAATATATAGATAACTATCAAAGAACCAGATAGCATTTTACCAAGATGAGGATAAGTTCCCTAGGTATCTAGAAGAGATGAGATGAGGGtgagaaaaaaaaggagagaacaAACCTAGGAGTTGAATGGCTTGGACAACCAAGtcttcaacttcttcatcaaATAGGCTAGATCAAGATAAGATGGATAATGGGCTTTAGATAGGGCAGTTAATGGGCTTAGACCAAAATGGATTGGGTTTGGTTCTTGTTTGAGCAATTGGGTCAAGCTCGTTTTCctaaaaaacaagataaatttaCTTAGGTTATCTTCATATCAGGCTTCTTATAAGTGGATTTggacttttttttaaatctattaattCTGGGTCAATACCTATGATAATTTTATACTTACCTGATCTTATCATAGTTTTGCACTTATTAGGTATCATACCCCAACAAAACTGATTCTCATGCACACATGCAGTACCCACGAGGCTTTCCCGCTTTGGGAAAGTTTTGAGACGATTGTATTTGTACTatgtctcattttatttttattttttttattttcttttattttaacaaataggCTCTTTCGGTGGTTCCCTTTACTTATTATTGCTTTGACACTTAATTTTAACACTTAGAAATAATATTCtgcaataatatattatacatgtatTATGACACGCAACACACATATCAATACACTAAGTATCACCTCAAGTATCAAAATTAAGTGTctaactaatatttttatttttttattttgataattttgagtttttccatTAAATGTGCTCTAATGGCAGTCTGACACTCCAGTTTTTGGGTTGATGGGTGTTGGCAGATACATGAGAAGATGGAAGTGATGGTCATCGCTTGCACTGGATATGGACTCTTTTATCTTATGCATCACCCACCAACCATTTTAACTAAAATTCTTTGGCCATGTAACAAAATGTCTCCTTGGATTTGCACTGAACTGCGGCGGTATTAATATTTACCTTTTAGGGCTACCAGATAACCACGTCTTTCTTCCAGAATGGTAGAGATGGCAACTGGGTAATGGTAGAGATGGCAACTGAGTCTGGCGGCCCATGGGCTGGCCCGTCTCATAGCCTGGCCCGGCCTGGCTAGAAGAATGCGGACTGTGCCAGGTCAATAATCTGTGGCCCGTAGCCCACCAAAATGCCCCATGTGTCTGcctaccaaaaaataaaaaaaatatttcaaaaattatgtacagatataaacatattttaaactaattacttataaacattttaaaaaatatttgttatataaaaaatatttaaaacataatttattaaaatattatatttaaaaaattaaaacatagttTCTTAAGGGCCACTGGTCGGCCCGACAAGCCCACAACCCTGCCTGACCTgccttggcccatttattaagggtgAAAGGCTGTGTTGAGTCCCAATTTTCATTGTCCAACCCAGCCTGACCAGGCCTGCCTCCCTCGCAGGTCAAATTTGATTTGACCCGCCAAATAGGTGGGCTAAGCGAGAGGTGGGCCTGGCCATCCGCCCATTTGACATCTCTACAGAATGGTTTGGATCTCATGGCTCCATTTTTGTTTCAGCTGGTACTGTTGTCAACATCCTTCTGCCCAGCtggaacaaattaaaaaaaaaaagaagaagaagaaggtgaggtAACAAAAACTTTTGGAAGaattaatttactaaaaaagttatttttaatacaGTTTTCAAACTTTAACTGGgccttaattttttgaaaaaataatagaaacaaaatgtatatgtatttttccCAAGACATCggttgtgtttaatttttttattatttattttttatattatataaaatacagATATCATTGGATACtcttcatcatttctcaaaattgagGGAGATGCCATGCAGCAGTGTTTTTGGGTACACGTGCCCCCTGTCTTTAAATACCAATTGCTCTGTCTGTTTcctgatattatatatatatatatataaaccctaaaccctatatttgtaaataaatttgatacataatttttataaattaacaaaatttttaataattttactttataatagtggctaaatttattattaattttaaataaaattattataaatttcatttctcACGTCAGTTTATAAAGgttgtttataaaatttatttgtggatATAGTATTTTGTATACACAAATATGATAcacttttctaaaaaatattaagattaattataaaaaaaaatatctttgaGATTAGATGAAATTACAAGAATTAATTCTGATGtttgagaaataataattattattttttatgttaaataaaaatattaaattatcattttatcttttgtctctctcttcttccttacTCATctcttctttaatttaaaaaataaaaataataagcaATCGACACTAATTCAAAGAGAGAGGAGAAACTCAATTTAGCCTAGATTCATCGTAATAACCATTTGGGTTCAACATGAATGAATCCAACCACTTGTGTTCATAACAAATGAACTTATTAGATTCAATTCAACgaagtagagagagaaagaggttGTCGCTATTTTCGTTGAACCATCAATGTTATTTCATTATTCAGATTTAAAAGATGATTATTTAAATCTAAGTTCATCGcactagagagagaaaaaaaaaaaagacattatCACTATCTTTATCGAACTATTgcctatatttttattattcagatcattttaaatttaaaacgaTTATTTAGATTTCGAAGGATAaaattttagagagaaaaacaaTGATGCCATCATTGATGTAATTATCGTCGTTTCTCTTGattatgaatgaaaaataaataaaggagatatttgagaataaaaaaatgagtaaaaaataaaagtctttacatataagaatattttgattatttcttaatgtTTTAAGGGAGTATTCTAATAATAGAAGATAAATTACAATATAACATTAAAgttaagaaaaatttataataaattttaaaatattaaagatatttttttataatatgccAAACTTGAAGTGTACGAgttgtaaattattttaacacACCACTCCCAAGGTGTTCCTCCATTTGTCGTAGCCTCAAGCCCGTGGTGTCCAAGACGGTGGGGCCCACGCGAGTCCTAGTTGTCTGCCAACTTTCTTGAATGAATAATTATAGATTAATTGCCTgtgcattttcttttatttttttttatttttacgaGACCCCTCCCTTTGGTTGACCAGTGGAATGTTACtcagtaaaagaaataaattttaattcttatatctaatttttattttatttaagaatcatatttaacttatttttttatctcaataatacttattaaataataatatcacaaccttaaaatggaaaatgaagtGACAGGCGATGATTAATATGAGCAATAATCAAGCAACTTTGCACCTCATTATTCAATTATGcttttaaatctattatataatcatttaacAAGAATTATGGAGGAATATAAGTAATAATCCCTATTTAAACTAGGCTAAAAACACATCCATGTTCTCaaactttttcattttaaccattTATGCCCCTTAATTTGATGATGGACTTGTAGTACCCCTCAATTTGCAATAAAAGACTTATTATATCTCTCAAGTTTCAATTTTAGACCTATCATGCATCTCATTATCCAGTCAACACCACACGTGAAATCATGTGCGATTGAGGTGCATTAAGGCAAcacccatttcttttccttccttattCCAACGCCGATGACTTCtcgttttctttctttctcaccaCCGACGATTGGGCAGCACCCACAAcacctattttcttttatttcctcaTTCCTAGCGCTGGTGACTTCTCGTCTTCCTCATTCCTCCTTGACGACGACAACTCACCTTTCTCAAGCCCAC from Diospyros lotus cultivar Yz01 chromosome 9, ASM1463336v1, whole genome shotgun sequence encodes the following:
- the LOC127809420 gene encoding OVARIAN TUMOR DOMAIN-containing deubiquitinating enzyme 4-like isoform X2 — translated: MVLIDMLFAYRKPKPMPKSAPSLGNNLRSIRISGDGRCLFRSVVHGTCLRAGKHPPSESLEKELADELRDKVADEFIKRRKETEWFIEGDFDAYVMQMRQPHIWGGEPELLMSSHVLQVPITVYMRDKKFDSLKIIAEYGEEYGSENPVRVLYHGYGHYDALQSPSVTTPQTKSYMRRWK
- the LOC127809420 gene encoding OVARIAN TUMOR DOMAIN-containing deubiquitinating enzyme 4-like isoform X3, with protein sequence MDLGSGISGDGRCLFRSVVHGTCLRAGKHPPSESLEKELADELRDKVADEFIKRRKETEWFIEGDFDAYVMQMRQPHIWGGEPELLMSSHVLQVPITVYMRDKKFDSLKIIAEYGEEYGSENPVRVLYHGYGHYDALQSPSVTTPQTKSYMRRWK